A single region of the Drosophila miranda strain MSH22 chromosome 2, D.miranda_PacBio2.1, whole genome shotgun sequence genome encodes:
- the LOC108155569 gene encoding shootin-1 isoform X1, with the protein MERRGRIPVAKFRTQEAKTRSRSRVREPDYNEQDPEHDMFTLLEDNIALKEENKALKLEIDTHKTTQEEQQAQHEKLCIQLEALQQQQANFETQIKELGGKFSKALNERNALDKLHKMKVDQIQNLTSELEHMREKQLEQQPGLGSSAAQQVLGSAELKRKLFKILQQGSTDSGDSIGNHDLDSLVDVNADGVPITSGLVERLADEFLSLKNATNAVELQLYEANEKMAELLEHQHSLEEENETLRSENSNLTKVAKLLTENMKESVETSQKMESALIKLKQRNDELTAKTRDLTDGQPGARTSASPSASPTTLKEEQVEFEQIKDQVQQQAREHNERIVEMQCLMDAAIAKTTNDELKKLQLKLEILEEQLREALTRADLAEEQLAHYHQSEEKTTAAPVPPPAPPLPPPPPPPLPGKLLFTAQTRAGLGASGGKDGGDTGSFSDHIVGHNLRRGSDKIIDNVKHQVQAEAATGLDALVREFKSGGVTLRRRNRRRTGTSEALKEMFQVLEISQKQNRNSKICVDLNLNI; encoded by the exons ATGGAGCGACGCGGACGCATACCGGTGGCCAAGTTCCGCACCCAGGAGGCCAAGACACGCAGCAGAAGTCGCGTCCGGGAGCCGGACTACAACGAGCAGGACCCCGAGCATGATATGTTCACCTTGCTGGAGGATAACATTGCCCTGAAGGAGGAGAACAAGGCCCTCAAGCTGGAGATTGACACCC ATAAAACCACACAGGAGGAACAGCAGGCCCAGCACGAGAAGCTCTGCATCCAGCTGGAggcactgcagcagcagcaggccaaCTTCGAGACGCAAATCAAGGAGCTCGGCGGCAAGTTCAGCAAGGCCCTCAACGAGCGCAATGCCCTGGACAAGCTGCACAAAATGAAGGTCGATCAAATACAAAA TCTCACCAGCGAACTGGAGCACATGCGGGAGAAGCAGCTAGAGCAGCAGCCCGGTCTGGGGAGTAGTGCAGCCCAGCAGGTCCTGGGCTCTGCGGAGCTCAAGCGAAAGTTGTTCAAGATCCTGCAGCAGGGCAGCACCGACAGCGGTGACAGCATCGGCAATCATGATTTGGACAGCCTGGTGGATGTGAATGCGGATGGTGTGCCAATCACCAGTGGCCTTGTCGAGCGCCTGGCGGACGAGTTCCTGTCGCTCAAGAATGCCACGAATGCCGTGGAGCTGCAGCTGTACGAGGCCAACGAGAAGATGGCCGAACTGTTGGAGCAT CAACACTCGCTGGAGGAGGAGAACGAGACCCTGCGCTCGGAGAACAGCAACCTGACCAAGGTGGCCAAGCTGCTGACGGAGAACATGAAGGAGAGTGTGGAGACCAGTCAGAA AATGGAGAGTGCTCTGATCAAGCTGAAGCAGCGCAACGATGAGCTCACTGCCAAGACACGCGATCTGACCGATGGACAGCCCGGAGCGAGGACCAGTGCCAGTCCCAGTGCCTCGCCCACCACTCTGAAGGAGGAGCAGGTGGAGTTTGAGCAGATCAAGGATCAGGTGCAGCAGCAGGCGCGCGAACACAACGAGCGCATTGTGGAAATG CAATGTCTAATGGATGCGGCTATAGCAAAAACTACTAACGATGAACTAAAAAAATTACAACTTAAGTTGGAGATACTCGAGGAGCAGCTGCGCGAGGCCCTCACGCGTGCCGATCTCGCCGAAGAGCAGCTGGCCCACTATCACCAATCGGAGGAGAAGACAACAGCAGCTCCAGTGCCGCCACCTGCTCCGCCACTGCCACCACCTCCGCCACCGCCTTTGCCGGGCAAACTGTTGTTCACGGCACAGACGAGGGCCGGACTGGGGGCATCTGGGGGTAAGGATGGTGGCGACACGGGAAGCTTCAGCGATCACATTGTTGGCCACAATCTGCGCAGGGGCAGCGATAAGATAATAGATAACGTCAAGCATCAGGTACAGGCCGAGGCAGCAACAG GTCTTGACGCTTTAGTGCGGGAGTTCAAGTCGGGCGGCGTTACACTTCGGCGCCGCAATCGCCGCAGGACTGGCACCAGCGAGGCCCTCAAGGAGATGTTCCAAGTACTGGAGATAAGTCAGAAGCAGAACCGCAACTCCAAGATATGCGTGGATCTGAATCTGAACATCTGA
- the LOC108155569 gene encoding myosin heavy chain, striated muscle isoform X2, with the protein MERRGRIPVAKFRTQEAKTRSRSRVREPDYNEQDPEHDMFTLLEDNIALKEENKALKLEIDTHKTTQEEQQAQHEKLCIQLEALQQQQANFETQIKELGGKFSKALNERNALDKLHKMKVDQIQNLTSELEHMREKQLEQQPGLGSSAAQQVLGSAELKRKLFKILQQGSTDSGDSIGNHDLDSLVDVNADGVPITSGLVERLADEFLSLKNATNAVELQLYEANEKMAELLEHQHSLEEENETLRSENSNLTKVAKLLTENMKESVETSQKMESALIKLKQRNDELTAKTRDLTDGQPGARTSASPSASPTTLKEEQVEFEQIKDQVQQQAREHNERIVEMVLTL; encoded by the exons ATGGAGCGACGCGGACGCATACCGGTGGCCAAGTTCCGCACCCAGGAGGCCAAGACACGCAGCAGAAGTCGCGTCCGGGAGCCGGACTACAACGAGCAGGACCCCGAGCATGATATGTTCACCTTGCTGGAGGATAACATTGCCCTGAAGGAGGAGAACAAGGCCCTCAAGCTGGAGATTGACACCC ATAAAACCACACAGGAGGAACAGCAGGCCCAGCACGAGAAGCTCTGCATCCAGCTGGAggcactgcagcagcagcaggccaaCTTCGAGACGCAAATCAAGGAGCTCGGCGGCAAGTTCAGCAAGGCCCTCAACGAGCGCAATGCCCTGGACAAGCTGCACAAAATGAAGGTCGATCAAATACAAAA TCTCACCAGCGAACTGGAGCACATGCGGGAGAAGCAGCTAGAGCAGCAGCCCGGTCTGGGGAGTAGTGCAGCCCAGCAGGTCCTGGGCTCTGCGGAGCTCAAGCGAAAGTTGTTCAAGATCCTGCAGCAGGGCAGCACCGACAGCGGTGACAGCATCGGCAATCATGATTTGGACAGCCTGGTGGATGTGAATGCGGATGGTGTGCCAATCACCAGTGGCCTTGTCGAGCGCCTGGCGGACGAGTTCCTGTCGCTCAAGAATGCCACGAATGCCGTGGAGCTGCAGCTGTACGAGGCCAACGAGAAGATGGCCGAACTGTTGGAGCAT CAACACTCGCTGGAGGAGGAGAACGAGACCCTGCGCTCGGAGAACAGCAACCTGACCAAGGTGGCCAAGCTGCTGACGGAGAACATGAAGGAGAGTGTGGAGACCAGTCAGAA AATGGAGAGTGCTCTGATCAAGCTGAAGCAGCGCAACGATGAGCTCACTGCCAAGACACGCGATCTGACCGATGGACAGCCCGGAGCGAGGACCAGTGCCAGTCCCAGTGCCTCGCCCACCACTCTGAAGGAGGAGCAGGTGGAGTTTGAGCAGATCAAGGATCAGGTGCAGCAGCAGGCGCGCGAACACAACGAGCGCATTGTGGAAATG GTCTTGACGCTTTAG